Sequence from the Herbaspirillum sp. meg3 genome:
ACCACGCCTGCCAGCGGATGCTCCATCAGGTTGTGGTGCAGCTTGCCCCATTGCCATTTGCTGGCATCATCGCCTTGCAATTTGACCATCTCGGCATACGCGCCGCTGAGACTGGTGAGCATGATGTCGTCACGCTTCTTCGCGGCATCGGCACCGTTGCCGCCAAGTCGGGTCTGCGGCTGCTCCAGCGTGTCGAGCACAACAGCGACATCCGGCGCGCCCATGGCAGCGGCGGCCTCCTTGCTCAAGACCGCATCCTTGAAGGCCTTGCCGAGATGGCGCGTGAGCCAGACTTCATACAAGGCGGCTTGCGGCGAGTCGACGCGCTCCACATAATCCCAGCCGTTGAAGACATTCAGCCCCGCCTGTGTCTGTGCATCGGATGACGACAAGGGCTTGAGCAATGTCACCAGACGGCGTGCAGGAATCGACAAGTCGTCGTTTTGCAAACGCATGGAGTCCTTCAGCGACACTTTTTTCAGCGACGCCAGCACTTCGCTGATGCGTGTGAAGCGCGAGTTGTTGGTCCATTCAAAACCGAGCTTGCGGTCCTGATACGGATAGTCGTCCGGTAGGTTCATCTGGTTGGCGGATGCGAACCAGCCTTTCTTCGGATTGTAGGTCGACGGCAGCTGATCGCCGCTCCAGAATCCGTTCCACTCATAACGTCCATCACCCGGCACCGGCATCAGGCCGTCCCAGTTAGAACGCTTGGGCGCGAGGCCGCCGGGTACCCAGCCGATGTTGCCTTTGACGTCGGCGTAGACCTGGTTTTCAGTCGGTGCGCCCCAGTTGAGCATGGCCCGTTTGAAGGATGTGAAATTCTTCGCGCGCATGTAGTCGATGCTGCCGAAGTAAGGCGACATGCCCGGCTCCAGCCAGCCCGAGCGCACGGCAAAGGCGCGGTTCTTTTCTTTCTCGACAAAGATCACCGGGCCGTGGCGCGTGAAGGTCAGATCGGCAGTGACCGGCGCACCGCCTTTGACCTCGATCTGCTCATGCAACACGGTGAAGGGCTCCCACTTGCCCTGGTATTTGTATTCGTTCGGGTTGTCGGGATTGAGTTCGTAGACGTAGAGATCTTCCTGATCGATATTAAAAATCGTGAGGCCGAAAGCGATGGTGCCGTTGTGACCGATGGAGATACCCGGCAAAGCCGGCTCACCCGCACCGATGACGTTCATCCCGGGCGCGCTCAGGTGCGTGATGTAGCGCAGCGACGGCGCGGAGTAGGCGCGATGCGGATCGTTGGCCATGATGGCGCGGCCGGTGGCGGATTTCGACGGTGCGACCACCCAGTTGTTGCTGCCTTCCATGGTTTCTTCGAGGTTTTCGGCGGCGGCAATCTGGATGCTGTCGCCATGATCGTCCGCCCGGGCATTCAGACTGTCTTTGGTGATCTTGACGTTTTGCGTGGCCAGCTGGAATACCTTGAGCAAGTCTTTCGGCAAGCAAGGATCGAGACCTTCCGGCATCGTCGCTTCCCATTTCGGCGTCAGGCCGAAGCGGATTTCATCGGACTTGAGATCGGCCTTGCAGGCGACGTTGGCACGAGCGACTTCGCTGGTCAGATTGCGCGTCAAGCCATGGCTGCGGATGCGCACCACGTCTTCCGGCTTCCATCTCGCGGGCAGATAGGCAAGTTGTTTGAATTCATACGGCAGACGCTCCGCATGGGAGGTCACGAAATCGACGTAGGCGTTGATACCGGCGACGAAGGCGGTCGCCACGCGCTGCGACTGTTTGCCGTAGGAATCCCATTCACGCTGCATGTCGCCGCGGTACAGGAACAGGCGCGTGGCCTGGTCTTGGGCTACGTACGCAGGACCGAACACTTCGGACAGTTGGCCGAGACCGCGGCGGCGCCACAGGTCGATCTGGAACAGGCGATCGCGCGCGGCGTTGAAGCCTTGTACGAAGAAGGCGTCGGTCTGGCTGGCGGCGTAGATGTGCGGCACGCCCCATTTGTCGATGAGGATTTCGGCCTTCTTGTACAGGCCGGCAACGCGCAGGGTTTCGGTAGCAGCATCGTTGGCCGCGGCGTGCGTCAGCGACATGGCCGCACAACCGGTTAGCAGCAAGGCCAGCGAGAGTGGTTTCAGTTTTGACATCTCTTGTCTCCATCTTTGTTTTTGTGGAGACAACACTTTACAAGGAATGTTGCTCCAACGCCCATTCAACATGTTCGCGCACCAGCTCGGAGGGGTGTGTCAGGCGCGCTTGCAAAGCCGCGACGATATTCGGATCGCCTTTGTGTGTCGATGCGGCGTTGCCGAGTCCGACCGCCATGTTGCGCAGCCAGCGCTCATGCCCGACGCGACGGATCGCACTGCCCTCCGTGTTGCGGTTGAAGTCGTCTTCGCTCCAGTTCAGCAGCTCGATCAGCGAGGCGCTCCCAAGACCGTGACGTGCGTCAAAGTCGGGCAAGGTCGAGGTTTGTGCGAACTTGTTCCACGGACAATACAGCTGACAGTCGTCGCAGCCATACACGCGGTTGCCGATCAGGCCGCGCAGCTCCACCGGAATACTGCCCTTGAGCTCAATGGTGAGGTAGGAGATGCAACGGCGCGCATCGAGTTCGTAAGGCGCGACGATGGCCTGCGTCGGGCAAACGTCAATACAGCTGCTGCACTGCCCGCAATGCGGCGTGACCGGTTCGTCGACCGGCAATGCCAAATCGGTGAACAGTTCGCCGAGGAAGAACATGGAGCCGGCTTCGCGGTTGAGCAGCAAGGTATGCTTGCCGCGCCAGCCGAGGCCGGATTTTTCTGCCAGCGCGACTTCCATCACGGGCGCGGAAT
This genomic interval carries:
- a CDS encoding penicillin acylase family protein, with translation MSKLKPLSLALLLTGCAAMSLTHAAANDAATETLRVAGLYKKAEILIDKWGVPHIYAASQTDAFFVQGFNAARDRLFQIDLWRRRGLGQLSEVFGPAYVAQDQATRLFLYRGDMQREWDSYGKQSQRVATAFVAGINAYVDFVTSHAERLPYEFKQLAYLPARWKPEDVVRIRSHGLTRNLTSEVARANVACKADLKSDEIRFGLTPKWEATMPEGLDPCLPKDLLKVFQLATQNVKITKDSLNARADDHGDSIQIAAAENLEETMEGSNNWVVAPSKSATGRAIMANDPHRAYSAPSLRYITHLSAPGMNVIGAGEPALPGISIGHNGTIAFGLTIFNIDQEDLYVYELNPDNPNEYKYQGKWEPFTVLHEQIEVKGGAPVTADLTFTRHGPVIFVEKEKNRAFAVRSGWLEPGMSPYFGSIDYMRAKNFTSFKRAMLNWGAPTENQVYADVKGNIGWVPGGLAPKRSNWDGLMPVPGDGRYEWNGFWSGDQLPSTYNPKKGWFASANQMNLPDDYPYQDRKLGFEWTNNSRFTRISEVLASLKKVSLKDSMRLQNDDLSIPARRLVTLLKPLSSSDAQTQAGLNVFNGWDYVERVDSPQAALYEVWLTRHLGKAFKDAVLSKEAAAAMGAPDVAVVLDTLEQPQTRLGGNGADAAKKRDDIMLTSLSGAYAEMVKLQGDDASKWQWGKLHHNLMEHPLAGVVDDATRAKLNVGPLPKHGGAYSPNQSTYRPSDFRQTNGPSFRVVVDVGNWDKSVAVNSPGQSGDPDSPHYRDLADKWLNGEYFPLLYSRKAVEKATTQRIVLEPAR
- the queG gene encoding tRNA epoxyqueuosine(34) reductase QueG — protein: MTDLVALADTIKAWGRELGFADLRIADVDLSHREAGFQAWLDKGYHGEMDYMASHGMKRARPAELVPGTVRVITARMPYLPRATSPDWREREEARGADGSAAVVSLYARGRDYHKVLRARLQQLAGRIENEIGSFGYRVFTDSAPVMEVALAEKSGLGWRGKHTLLLNREAGSMFFLGELFTDLALPVDEPVTPHCGQCSSCIDVCPTQAIVAPYELDARRCISYLTIELKGSIPVELRGLIGNRVYGCDDCQLYCPWNKFAQTSTLPDFDARHGLGSASLIELLNWSEDDFNRNTEGSAIRRVGHERWLRNMAVGLGNAASTHKGDPNIVAALQARLTHPSELVREHVEWALEQHSL